ATGTTGAAAGTAGCTGCTGGCGCGGGTGTTGCGGCGGCGGCACTGTCTCTGCGTGCTTGGTTGCTTTTCTTTTCTGCTTCGCGCTGGTCTCTTTCGGCATTTTGGCGGGCTTCTTCCTCACGCTGCTTCTCTAGTAGTTCTTTCTTTCTTTCCTCCACTTTCTTCTCCAGTTCCAGGAAGTTGGCTTTTTCGGTGTTTAGTTTGTTGCGAAGGTCAGCTGCAAGTTTGGCATTCGCCGTATCCGGCATTTCGCGTTCTACCTGTCGGGTGAAGGCAAGGGCGCTTTCAATTCGGTCTTTTTTAAGGTCATACACAGAGTTTACAGCCAGTTCGTATCTTGATCTTAAAATATATTCGTAGATCTTTGGGCTAAGTTTAGTCGCCGGAAAATCTGAAAGTACATTCTCGAAAGCCACATTCGCTGCCTTGTAATCAGCCATCTTATAATATTGGCGGGCATTTTCGTAAGCTTTAAACTCTAGTTTGTACGTTAGTTCATCAATAAGTGTATTGATGTTTTTGGACTTCTCGGAATTTGGATAGTTATTCAGAAAGTTTTGTAACTCGTTGATGGCCAACTCGGTACTTGATTGGTCCAAATTATAATCCATAGAACCTTCGTAGTAGCAAAGCGCAGACATGTAGGCGGCATCTTCGGCACGCGGATCTTGGGGAAAGGTGACAGAAAAATTCTTGAACTGGTGGCCGGCTAATTTGTAGTTTTTGTCGTAATAATTCGCGTAGGCAGAGTTGTACACTACATTCGGCGCATCATCCGTACCGGCTACAAGGTTCGAAAGTCTTTCGTAAAGCACCAGCGCGTTGGCCCATTTTTTATTCTCGAAGTTTTCGTTGGCAACTTTCAGGATATAATCTTTATCTGCGCTTTTCAGCGCCATTTCCTGCTGTCTGTTACAAGCTGAAAGCGCTAAAAAAGCCAGCAGAACGATCAAATATTTTTTCATAAATCTTTTAAAACAGAAAGTTTCTTCACTTTTCTGCGGTTCAGTTTGCAAAAATATAATTTTTTTATCAATAGATTTTTTTTTATGAATATTTAACGCATCAATTCCGGTTTTTACTGCGCATTGTAGCCCAACAACGAGAATATTGTTACCAGCAGGTTTGCCAGCACCTTGCTTTCGGCATCTTTTAGATAATTTTCTTCCTTCCCGGATACGTATAATTCATAAAAATTCTTGTTTCTTATCACAAACAGCGCGGCGCCCAAGATGAGGGTAAGGATGTCCTCGGCTTTTGGCGCGTTGGTAAAAACGCCGCTCGCGACTCCTTTTTTTACCACATCGTCGAGTTTGGAGGTAAATGTGGTGTAAAACTCCAGTAAATCATCTTTCAGGTTCTCTGTATGGCGAAGTTCCTGTGTGACAAACCCGTGGAAATAATTGAATTTAAAGAGTTGGTTCACTACGAATTTTATCAGTTCGCGCATCTGCACTTCGGGCTTGCCATTTTTGATGGTTTCCGCAAACTCGGCAAAGCTTTCCCGCGTGCGCTGTACCCGGTAGCGGTAGAGGTAAGACATCATTTTTTCTTTCGAGCCGAAATAATAGGAGATCATCGCTACGTTGATGTGTGCCTCCGAAGAGATATCACGGATGGAGGTTCCTTCAAAACCTTTTTTGGCAATTAATTTTTCGGCCACATCAAGAATATGAATTTGCTTTTCAGTAAATTTTTTCTTCATCACGGTAATTTTAGTAAAGTTAGGTAAATTTACGCATTTCAAACAAGTGTTTAAGGCGATATTCCTGATATTCATTACCTTTACTGATGTTTTTATTTGATTTTCATCATCATGATTCCACAAAACAGAACGGAATCTATAATCTGAAATATGGTGAAGCGGCTCCGGACTTTTATTTTTCAGCCGGCATTCACCCTGATGCTGTTGATAAAAACCTTGCTCATCAGTTGAAATGGCTGTTAGATGTCGCTATATTAAATAACTGTGTCGCCATCGGTGAAGGCGGTTTAGATGGTAGGTTCCCCTTAACCGAAAACTTACAGCAGACTGTTTTCCGGGAGCAGGTTGCTCTTGCGAATCAACTGCAAAAACCCCTGATTACCCATTGTGTGAAGAGATTTTCGCAGCTTATCCCTCTTATACGTGAGGCTACAGTACCCGTAATCATTCATGGGTTCAATAAAAGGAAAAGTATTGGCGACGAACTTTTGAAGAACGGCTGTTACTTAAGTTTTGGTAAATCATTGCTGTATGATGTAAATTTGCAGCACTTTTTCACAACGCTGGCTCCGGAGCGTTTTTTTCTGGAAACCGATTCGGCCCAGGCCAGTCTCAATGAACTTTATTTAACGGCAGCAGCGCTCAGGCAAATGCCTGTAGAAGATTTTAAGGAACAAATTAATAACAATCTAAGGTCTATAAACATCCCAATATGAAGAAAAACTGGCTCGAACGTACCGAACTTTTAGTGAAAGTACATGGTCTCGATACCCTGAAAGAGGCTAATGTGCTGGTAGTGGGACTGGGTGGCGTGGGATCTTTCGCGGCAGAGTTTCTTGCACGCGCGGGCATTGGTAAAATGACAATTGTGGATGGCGACACGGTAGATATTACCAACATCAACCGGCAATTACCGGCACTGCATTCAACAATTGGGCAGCCGAAGGTAGAACTTGTTGCTGAAAGGCTAAAGGACATCAACCCCGAACTGCAGCTTACCCAAATCAATGAGTTTCTTACGCCTGAACGGATGGAGCAGGTGATTGATGCACAAAGGTTTAACTATATTTTGGATTGCATTGACAGTGTAAGCCCCAAGCTCTCTTTAATCATCGCTGCAAAAAGGCATAAGATAAAAATCGTCAGTTGCATGGGAGCCGGTGGAAAGACTGATCCTGCAAAAGTATCTGTTAAAGATTTAAGTAAGACAAACAACTGTTTCCTTGCTAAACAGGTACGTAAGCGTTTGAAAAAAGAAAAAATAAATAAAGGCGTGCGGTGTGTTTTTTCATCGGAAATACAGAACCAAGACAGTCTGAAGATGACCGATGGCACCAATTTTAAAAGGTCTTTTTACGGAACCATCAGTTTCATCCCAGCGCTCTTCGGTTTATATGCCGCGGCAGAAGTCATCAATTATCTATTAAAACAAGACCGTGTGGCATAACCGATGATAAAAGAAAATTACCCTGCCCGTGAAAAGTTGAAGCAGAAACGCCTCATCGACCTGCTTTTTGCAAAAGGAAAGTGGCAGACGTGTGGCAGTTTAAGAATAATCACCTTAAATCTTGAAGCAAAGCCACAAGAAGGTTTTAGCGTACCGATACAGAAAGTAGGCGTATCGGCCCCGAAACGTAATTTCAAGAAAGCGGTTGACCGAAACCGGATCAAGCGGCTTTTAAGAGAAGCTTACCGCAAGAATAAAATCATTTTTGAAGAAACTTTCGGCGCACAGTCCTTATCCATGCTTTTTTGGGTTTCCAAAGAAAAGCCTGCCGGCTATGCTGAAGTTGAGAAGCACTTGCTGGATCTTTGTAAAAGTAAAAAATAACCTTCATGTGCGTTTTTTGTACATTTGATGAAAGATCAACTTAAAAAATAACAAGAAATGTACACAGATTTCCCATACGTATCCTATCTCATCAGTGCATTCATTGGTATTGGCTTAGCTGCGGCGACAGGTTTCCGGATTTTCTTGCCGATGTTTGCCGTGAGCCTTGCTTCCTATGTGGGCTGGATCCCTGCCAATGAAAATTTCGAGTGGCTGAGCGGTTTGCCCACCCTTATTGCTACAGGTGTAGCGATGATGGCCGAAATTTTAGCTTACTATATTCCTTTTGTAGATCATCTGCTCGATACGGTTTCGGTTCCTCTGGCAACCATTGCGGGGTCCGTTATGTTTGCGAGCCAGTTTACCGATCTGGGCACTTTTCCGCAATGGGCGTTAGCGCTGATTGCCGGTGGCGGCACGGCTGCGGCCATTAGTTCCGGATTCGCAGGTACGCGCGTGGCTTCTACGGCGACTACGGCGGGCTTAGGCAATTCCGCAGTAGCCACTACAGAAACAGCAGGCGCGGGGCTGATGTCTTTTCTGGCGCTTGCAGCACCAGTCATTGCTTTTATTGTGGCTGCATTACTGTTGATACTGGTCTTTATTTTTGGCCGGAAACTCTGGCGGAAACTCTCAGGCCACAAACGCTCCACATCCGTTACAACGATAGATGTAGAAGTGGTGGACCGTAAAAATATTGAATAAATTTATTTCTGGAAGAACATTTTGGCCGCTACCGCTATCAATAATATTGCAAAAACCTTCCGTAACATTTCCTGGGAAATATTAATGGCAGTTTTACTACCCAAATAACTGCCGAGAACAAACCCTACACAAAGTATAAGTGTGGTTTTAAGATCGACATTACCGGTTTTATGATAATTTAAAACGCCTAAGATACCAACCGGAAAAAGCAGTAAAGCAAGCGTTGTCCCCTGCGCCTTGTGTTGGGTAAAACCGAAAAGTAATACTAAAACCGGAACCATCACAATGCCACCGCCAATGCCTACCAGTCCGCTGAGGTAACCGGCAACAATACCGAGAATTATTAGTCCTATAATGATTGAAGCATCCATTTTCATACGGTTTTTAGTTAATTTATTTATTTAGACGAAGATTTTTAATCATCTGGATATGCTCGTCATAGGTTGATTTCCTATCCGGGTATTTTTCAGTAAGGATGTGGTAGGCATTAATCGCTTTTGAATACAGTTTCTGCTCGGTGTACAGCCGGGCAAGCGTTTCGGTCATCAGGTGCGAGATATTGTCGCCTCTGTCTTTTACCACGAAATCCGTATCTTCTTTCAGTTTTGAAATCTTTGGTTCTTTTACGATAAACTCCTCGATGATCTTGGTCTTTTCTTCTTCTTTTGACAGTTTTTCATCAGTCTCATTTTTTTCGATCTTCAGCCACTTTTGCCATGTGTTTATGAAAGATGGAATATTGCTTTGCGCTGGGGCATCTACTGTAATTACCGGTTCAGCATGCTCCACTTCCGGCGTAATTTCGAGAGAGGCTACCTGTTGCGTAAAGAATGAAAGATTAAATACGGGCCGCTCTTCTGTCTTTTCCTCAACTTCAGTAGGGTGCGCAGCGTTCTTGTCTTCTGGTTTTTTTTCCTCAGCCGTTTTACCAATCAGCGCATCTGGCTGATGAGTTTCAACGTGCATCGGTTTCCATGTATGCGGGTTTTCTGGAAGAGGTGTGGCAGGTTCATCAGACGTTTCAGGAGTCGTTTTTTCTTCAGCACTTTCGGAAATGATGAATTCCTGTACGTTCTCAAAATTTGTTTCCGTTTGGTTCGCCGTTTTATCCTCAGACACTTGGGGTTTTGCTTTTTTCGAAGCCTTCATCTTTGCCTCTACTTCGGCAATCAGGCGCTGCATCTCTTCTTCGTGTTTATTGCTTTTTACGGGCGCAGGCTGTACGGTTTGTATGGATTTTTGCACTGGCATCTTTACTTGAGGCAAGAAATCTGACGTGCCGTGGAAACTTACTTGGGCAGTATTTTCGGGTGTGATGGTTTCAATTACTGGTTCTTCAGGCTTTTCCGGAATATTTTCTGATGGAATTTCAGTTGCCTCAGTAACAACTACTTCTGGCTCAGCGCTTATTTGTATATCTTTTGGTTCATCATCTGTTTTTTCATTTGAAACAGGTTCGCTTTTCTGTACGACAAGGGTCCCACTTTCAAAAGTTGAAGACAGATCGAGTGCAGCATGTGTTTCTTCAAGAAAATCCTCTTCCCCTTCGAACAGAATACGGTTAAGTTCGCCATTGACATATACTGGTTCTGCCATTGGCTTTGGCTCCGCTACAACTTCCTGATAGATGCTTTCCGTAGTTTTAATACATTGATTTTCAGCACTTACGCTATCTTTTGGCTCCGAGTTTGTGCTCTTATTGATGAACTGATATAAAATCTTTTTATCTGTAGTGTAAGCCGCCGTTTTTGATAATACTTCCTGATATTCTTCTATATTAAACCTTTGGGTTCCAAATAATTGCAATGCCCGCAGACTTTGTACGTATGGATGCTCTTTAAGAAGTGTCTGTAATAAAGTAAGATCTTCTTTAATGAAAGATTCTGGGTTTTTTACGAGTTGTGTAATTCTTGCGTTCATGTTACCAGTTGGCGACAATGTCATTAAAAATTTTATTGATGATGCGTTCGTTCACGACTTTCACCTGGGTAGCTTCGATGGCGTTGATGTCCAGATTACTACTGAAAACAGCTTCATCGGAATAAGTACGGTCAAAGCTTTTTTCAGGTTCAATTTTGTTTTCGTAATGTACTTTAACTGTGATAGTTAACTTGTTTTGTGCTGCCTGAATATTACCGCCCGGTGCATTTACAGCTGATGAAATGGTAGTAGGCGTGATTGAATAATCAGTAATTTCCCCTTCAATAAGCACATCCGGATCGGTTGTAGTACCTTTTAGTGTAGTACGCTGTAGAAAACGATTTTGGATATCGATAGAAAACTGCTGAGAAAGATTGGGGTTCATCAGCGCTGCGTTGTTGGGAAATTCACGTATTAAGATGGTTTTCGTATCGGCACTTAACGAAGACAGTGTAAATGAATAGCACGACTGTACGGCAACCAAAAGTAAGGGCAGTAACCACCAAAAATTTTTTCTATAGGTAGATAACGGATGTTTCATATTAATCTTCCAGATTATACTGCTTTATTTTTCTATAAAGTGTTCTTTGCGAAATGCCAAGTTCATCTGCGGCCTTATTTCTTCGGCCGTTATATTTTTCAAGGGCTTTAACAATAAGTTCGCGTTCGTTATTTTGTAGTGATAAAGAGTCTTGCTTGGTTTCTTCAATTTCAATATCCTCTACATCACCATACCGGTCATCCCGGTCATTGTTGGTGTTATTAGCCTGATAGTTAGGGCTGTTGCTGTTTTCGAAATAAAGCAAAGAATTGGGATTCTGTACCTGTGATTCCGGGGTAAATACGCGGTTAATCAGGTTTTTCTCATGATGACTGAAGTCGCTGTTCCCTCTGTTCTTTATGAGCTCGGAAGTAAGTGATTTTAAATCATTTAAGTCATTCCGCATATCGAAGAGGATTTTATACATAATTTCTCTTTCAGACCCAAAATCGCTGTTGCTACTGCCCGAATTATTGCGCTGAACAACCGCTGGCAGATGGGCATTCATGGGAATGTACTCCGCCAATTTGGCTGCATTGACGTTCCTGATCTGTTCCACCACCGTCATTTGCTCCACAAGGTTTCGCAATTGCCGTACATTTCCCGGGAACGGATAGTTTTCAAGATAATGTACCGCTTCTTCATTCAACTGAAGCTCCGGCATTCGGTACTTGTCTGCGAAATCAACCGCAAACTTCCTGAATAACAGGTGGATGTCGCCTTTTCTGTCACGCAACGGCGGCATGTCAATTTGTACGGTATTCAGTCGATAATATAGATCTTCACGAAACCTTCCGTCCTCAATGGCGCTCAGCATATTTACGTTGGTAGCGGCAACAATTCTGACGTCGGTCTTTTGAATTTGGGAAGAACCTACTTTCATGAACTCACCACTTTCAAGTACCCTTAGCAACCTTACCTGAGTCTGAAGCGGTAGCTCGCCCACCTCATCCAGGAAGATTGTTCCGCCGTCGGCAACCTCAAAATATCCTTTTCGGGTAGAAGTGGCACCGGTGAAAGCTCCTTTTTCATGTCCGAAAAGTTCAGAGTCTATAGTTCCTTCCGGGATGGCACCACAGTTCACAACGATGTACGGCTGGTGTTTTCGGCGGGATTCGCTGTGGATAATTTTAGGTATAAACTCTTTCCCCACACCAGATTCGCCTATCACCAATACTGAAATATCGGTTGGGGCCACCTGTATAGACTTTTCAAGTGCACGGTTCAGCGCCGGATAATTTCCGATGATGCCAAAGCGCGTTTTTATTGATTGTAAATCGGTCATGTTTTACGTCAGTTAATGGTGATTAGTTTACCGCAACGGATATTTCCGCGGCAGCGGTTCCTAAGAGTGTGCCCTGGGTATTGCCGTGCACGAAAACGGGGATCACATCGCCAATCTTTTGTCCTGGTTTCTTATCGAAAACACAAACAGCATTTTGGGAATTGCGGCCTTTCCATTGGTTTTCATCTTTTTTGGAGGTGCCTTCTATCAATATTTCATGGATTTTGCCTACGTAACCCGACATTCTTTTACGTGAAAGCTCTCCCTGAAGCGCGATCACTTCAGCAAGGCGGCGCTGTTTTACATCTGCCGGTACATCATCCTCCATTTTTTTATGAGCGGGTGTGCCAGGTCTTTCAGAATAGGCAAACATATAACCGTAGTCATACTCAACTTCTTTCATTAGCGAAAGCGTGAGTTGGTGATCCTCCTCCGTCTCTCCACAGAAACCTACGATCATATCCTGTGAAAAAGCAATATCCGGAACGATGGCTTTGGCTTTTCGGATGAGCTCTAAATATTCTTCGCGCGTGTGTTGACGGTTCATTTTTTCGAGCATCCGGTCGCTGCCGCTTTGCACAGGTAAATGAACGTACTTGCAAATATTTTCATAACGTGCCATCATTTCAAAAACATCAGTGGTCATATCGTGCGGGTTAGAGGTAGAAAAACGGATCCGCATCTGTGGAACGGCCTGGGCTACCATTTCTAGGAGTTGGGCAAAGCGCACCGCCGTTGACTTCTGCATCTCCGTGGCATTTTTGAAGTCTTTTTTGGCGCCACCACCGTACCAAAGGTATGAATCTACATTTTGCCCAAGCAAGGTAATCTCTTTATAGCCGCTTTCCCATAAAGTGCGGCATTCTTCGATGATGCTGTGGGGATCGCGACTACGCTCGCGGCCACGGGTAAAAGGAACCACACAGAACGTACACATGTTGTCGCAGCCACGGGTAATGGTAACGAAGGCGGTCACCCCATTGCCGCCCAGACGTACCGGGTTGATGTCTGCATACGTTTCGTCTTTTGACAGGATAACGTTAATCGCGTCGCGGCCACCATCGGTTTCTTTTAAAAGGTTGGGCAAATCCCTGTAAGCGTCTGGTCCTACCACTAGATCTACCAACTGTTCTTCTTCAAGAAATTTGGTCTTGAGCCGTTCCGCCATACAACCCAGTACCCCCACGGTAAGTCCTGGTTTCTCTTTTTTAAGGTTTTTGAACTGTGAAAGGCGCATACGAACTGTTTGTTCTGCTTTCTCCCGGATGGAGCAGGTGTTAAGCAAAATAAGATCGGCCTCTTCCTGTTTAAGGGTCGTATTATAACCCTGCTCACTAAGGATGGAAGCTACGATTTCTGAATCTGAAAAATTCATCTGGCAACCATAACTCTCCAGGAACAGTTTTCGTGAGTTCTGCGGCTTTTCAGCAATAGCAAAGGCTTCTCCCTGCTTGCTTTCGTCTATATATTTTTCTTGCACGTGATAAAAGGTTGGATAGAAAGCCTGGGCTTCCTAAAAGTTTATGGTGCAAAGATACGTATTTCTATGACAAAATGGCAGTAGGATAAAAATATCTTAACGCTAATACAAGGTAGATCGGGGCATGGTTTTAAATATCAAAAACCTCAGTGATAAAATTGATTTTTTGCCGAACCCTTGATTCAATGGGCATTCCGTTGCAAGTGGCTGGATTCCATTTTACATTCATTTGGCGAAGCGTCAATTCTATATCGCGTCTCAGCAGGTGACCGTTAGGGACTTCAGGTTTCAGTTCGAAGTTCTTAATCCTTCCTGTTTTATCCACGGTAAAATGAAGTTCAAACGTACCGTTCACGGAGTATAAAGCCGTATCCAAATAGCCTTTCATATTCAGTAACAAGGTGTCCTTAAAGCCATTTTCACCTCGCGGATACTGTGCGTAGGTGGGATTTTCACATTTCAGACGGTAAAACTCCATCGGATTGCTGAAGTCGTACGCAATGGCTACACGGCCGACTTCTTTGTTGTTTTCCGTAATATCGTTATCATCGATGAGGTACTGTGCCTGCAAAAAGCTGCAAGAAAACAGTAATGACAGAAGTAACTTTTTCATTGCTTTAAAATTTAATTAAAGTTACGTTTTTTTGGATGTTCTGCCTACGTTTTACAAAACTTCGATTTGGTTTTTAAGTAGGTCTTCAAATTCATCGCGGCGGCGGATCAACTGTGCCTTGCCATCCAGAAAAAGGACCTCCGCAGGCTTCAGGCGCGAGTTGAAGTTTGAGCTCATTTCAAAACCATAAGCGCCGGCATTGCGGAAAACTAGGATGTCGCCTTCCCGCGTTTCGTTAAGTTTGCGGTCCCAGGCAAATGTGTCGGTTTCGCAGATGTTCCCAACCACGGTGTAAATGCGTTCAGCGCCTTTCGGGTTTGACAGGTTTTCGATAATGTGGTAAGAATCGTAAAACATGGGCCGAATTAAATGGTTGAAGCCCGAATTTATGCCCGCAAAAACGGTGGCCGTCGTTTGTTTGATAACATTGGTCTTTACCAGGAGATTCCCACTTTTACTCACGAGATATTTCCCGGGCTCAAACCAAAGTTCAAATTTTTTGCCACTGGTCTTAGAGAATTCGGATAAGGCTTTTTCTACTTTTTTACCGAGTGTTTGTACATCCGTTTCTATGTCACCGTCCTGATAAGGTACCTTAAAGCCGCTGCCCATATCCAGATATTTCAGGTTCGGGAAGTGTTCGGCAAGTTCAAACATGATCTCTAGACCTTGCAGGAATACATCAGGATCTTTAATTTCACTACCGGTATGCATATGAAGTCCCTCCACATTTAGGTTAGTGCTCTTCATTACCCGCTCGATATGGCGTAGCTGATGGATTGAGATGCCAAATTTCGAGTCGATATGCCCTGTAGAGATTTTATAGTTTCCGCCAGCGAAAATATGTGGATTGATACGGATGAATATAGGGTAGGAGCCACCGTGCTTATTCCCGAACTGTTCGAGGATTGAAATATTGTCGATGTTGATGTGTACGCCGTGCTGCATGGCTTCCTCAATCTCTGCCAAATCTACGCAGTTGGGCGTGAAGAGGATGTTTTTTGCCTCGAAACCTGCGCGCAAGCCAAGTTTCACTTCATTAATCGATACACAGTCGAGATTGCCACCGAGGTTTTTTACATATTTTAAGATATTGATGTTTGAAAGTGCTTTGCATGCATAGAAGAAACGGGTGCTCTTATGGAATGAGGAGGTGAGTTTTTCGTATTGTATTTTAATGGATTCCGCGTCGTACACGTAAGTAGGAGTCCCGAACTGCTCAGCGATTTTCAGTAGATCTTTGTTGGTCATTTTTTTATTGTTAGGCCAGATGGTTATATTTAACAAGGCTGTAAAGGCATGTAAACGCCTGCCTCTTTTGGGGTGTAAAGGTAGGTAATTTCAGAAAAAATATTATTTCGGAAGTTCCTGAATCTTGAAATCTCCTCTTAAAAGTGCCAATTGCAGGTCATTTTTTAAATCGCCTGGGAACTTTTCTACCGGAATTTTCAGCGCTGAAAGTTTTTTCTGTGTGTTGATTTGGGTATGTAGTTCGTAAAACCCATAGGCGGTAAGCCGCCCGTTCTCAATCATTAGGAAGGATTTTTCACCCAGTGTTCTTCCGTCAGTAAGCCATAATTGGTACCGCCCCGCGAGCGAGATAAGACTTGTTAACTGTTGGGGATTTTGCAGATCTTGCCGGGATTTTATGAAATTCACCGCTTTTAGGCTTTGGGTAAAGGACTTGAATTTAAGCAGAGGTTTATGCAGTTTCTCGTGTGCTATTTTTTCTGTAATATAACGTTCATTTTTGTAGAAAAGTCCGTATGGGAGACTTTGTCTTTTGCGCAGACCCTTGGTTTCCATCATCAGACGTGCGAGTAAGTCATTACCTGTAAGTTCATACTGAATTTGCTCCGTCTCTTGCTGGATGCTTTCCCAACGCTTAAGTTTTGCATTAAATATATGCCGTGCCGCTTTGATGAGATCATCCACAAAATCGAAATAAATAATTTTGCCCTTAGCATTTTGAAGGTAAAGGATGCCTTTTTCGGCAGGTAGGTCCTGGGTGAGATTGCGTACTTTGTTCAAATAACTTTTGCCGTTGCTTTCTTCATGATGCTGCTGTATGATCTCTGAATCTTTATCCTTAATCAGTAAAAGTTTGAAAAGATCGAGTGTCGCACGTGCGTCACCAGAAGCGCGGTGTTGGTCCACCAAAGGGATACCAAGCGATTTGACGAGTTTCCCCAGCGAGTAGCTTTCGGCTTCCGGGATGAGTTTTTGCGCAAGCGGAATGGTATCTAATGTATGGCTTTTGAAGTCGTAACCCAAGCGTTTGAACTCCTGGCGCAGCATCCGGTAATCGAACTCGATATTGTGCCCGACTAAAATGCAGTTTTTGGTGATTTCAATAATTCTGCGGGCAATTTGGGGGAATTTTGGCGCTGTTTGTACCATTTTTGGCGAAATATTCGTAAGTTTCTGTACAAACGGAGTGATTTCACTTTCGGGGTTCACCAAGGAGATGAACTGGTCGACAATGGTATGGCCATCATATTTAAACACAGCAATTTCGATAATACTTTCTTTTCTGAAGCCTGCTCCGTTACTTTCTATATCAATTACTGCGTACATTTTCTTCTGTTTCTGTCTTCTTTATTACTGCTGAATTGGGTGCAATTTTACTTTTTTCTGCCGCCTAATCCAAACATTCCCAGTACAAATTTTGCGCCCTCGCGTGCCAAAGTGGTGGTGAAGGTTCTGCCGGCGCGGGATTTCATGATGGTTTCGAAAAGGTCGGGTCCCTCTTTCGCGGGTTTGCGTTTCTCTGAAGTGGTGGTGTTCTGCGCTGCGCTTTCCATTCGGTTTGTCAACATTTCATAAGCAGACTCTTTGTTTAGTGGCTGTTCATATTTCCTTACTAAAGCAGAGCTTGAGGTAAGTGCGCTAAGTTCAGCATTTGTTAAAATATCCATCCTCGATTCCGGTGAAATCAGATAAGTATGAGCCAGCGGTGTCGGGATGCCTTTTTCATCAAGTGCGGTAATGAAAGCTTCGCCAATCCCAAGATTCTGGATGAGGTTCTCGGCATCATAAAAGCGGGTGACTGGGTAATTTTCAATGGCTTTGCTGATCTCTTTACGGTCTTTTGCGGTAAAGCCACGTAACGCATGCTGAATCTTCAGGCCGAGTTGTGAAAGCACAGCTTCTGGCACATCCCCCGGAAGCTGCGTGATGAAATAAATGCCCACACCTTTCGAACGGATGAGTTTCACCATTGTTTCTATCTGGTTCAGCAGGGCTTTGGTGGCTTCTTT
This DNA window, taken from Chryseobacterium sp. 6424, encodes the following:
- the miaB gene encoding tRNA (N6-isopentenyl adenosine(37)-C2)-methylthiotransferase MiaB; the protein is MQEKYIDESKQGEAFAIAEKPQNSRKLFLESYGCQMNFSDSEIVASILSEQGYNTTLKQEEADLILLNTCSIREKAEQTVRMRLSQFKNLKKEKPGLTVGVLGCMAERLKTKFLEEEQLVDLVVGPDAYRDLPNLLKETDGGRDAINVILSKDETYADINPVRLGGNGVTAFVTITRGCDNMCTFCVVPFTRGRERSRDPHSIIEECRTLWESGYKEITLLGQNVDSYLWYGGGAKKDFKNATEMQKSTAVRFAQLLEMVAQAVPQMRIRFSTSNPHDMTTDVFEMMARYENICKYVHLPVQSGSDRMLEKMNRQHTREEYLELIRKAKAIVPDIAFSQDMIVGFCGETEEDHQLTLSLMKEVEYDYGYMFAYSERPGTPAHKKMEDDVPADVKQRRLAEVIALQGELSRKRMSGYVGKIHEILIEGTSKKDENQWKGRNSQNAVCVFDKKPGQKIGDVIPVFVHGNTQGTLLGTAAAEISVAVN
- a CDS encoding energy transducer TonB produces the protein MKKLLLSLLFSCSFLQAQYLIDDNDITENNKEVGRVAIAYDFSNPMEFYRLKCENPTYAQYPRGENGFKDTLLLNMKGYLDTALYSVNGTFELHFTVDKTGRIKNFELKPEVPNGHLLRRDIELTLRQMNVKWNPATCNGMPIESRVRQKINFITEVFDI
- the lysA gene encoding diaminopimelate decarboxylase; its protein translation is MTNKDLLKIAEQFGTPTYVYDAESIKIQYEKLTSSFHKSTRFFYACKALSNINILKYVKNLGGNLDCVSINEVKLGLRAGFEAKNILFTPNCVDLAEIEEAMQHGVHINIDNISILEQFGNKHGGSYPIFIRINPHIFAGGNYKISTGHIDSKFGISIHQLRHIERVMKSTNLNVEGLHMHTGSEIKDPDVFLQGLEIMFELAEHFPNLKYLDMGSGFKVPYQDGDIETDVQTLGKKVEKALSEFSKTSGKKFELWFEPGKYLVSKSGNLLVKTNVIKQTTATVFAGINSGFNHLIRPMFYDSYHIIENLSNPKGAERIYTVVGNICETDTFAWDRKLNETREGDILVFRNAGAYGFEMSSNFNSRLKPAEVLFLDGKAQLIRRRDEFEDLLKNQIEVL
- a CDS encoding PolC-type DNA polymerase III, which translates into the protein MYAVIDIESNGAGFRKESIIEIAVFKYDGHTIVDQFISLVNPESEITPFVQKLTNISPKMVQTAPKFPQIARRIIEITKNCILVGHNIEFDYRMLRQEFKRLGYDFKSHTLDTIPLAQKLIPEAESYSLGKLVKSLGIPLVDQHRASGDARATLDLFKLLLIKDKDSEIIQQHHEESNGKSYLNKVRNLTQDLPAEKGILYLQNAKGKIIYFDFVDDLIKAARHIFNAKLKRWESIQQETEQIQYELTGNDLLARLMMETKGLRKRQSLPYGLFYKNERYITEKIAHEKLHKPLLKFKSFTQSLKAVNFIKSRQDLQNPQQLTSLISLAGRYQLWLTDGRTLGEKSFLMIENGRLTAYGFYELHTQINTQKKLSALKIPVEKFPGDLKNDLQLALLRGDFKIQELPK